ACCAGATAAGTCTATGCCATGTTTTCTCTCAGGATTTCCACAGTAGCCCAATGAGGTTCATACTCTTACCACAGCACTTTTCAGAGGAGCAAAAGGAAgttcagagaggaggaggggcaagatggcggaagagtagggtccccaaatcacctgtccccaacaaattacctagataaccttcaaatcatcctgaaaatctacgaattcagcctgagatttaaagagagaccagctggaatgctacagtgagaagagttcgcgcttctatcaaggtaggaagacggggaaaaagaaataaagagaatagaaatagagaatagaaacaaaagtcctccaagggggaggggcccgcgaggagccgggctgaggccggagcgagtgtccccaggacaggagagccccgtcccggagaagcaggagctgcaccaaccttcccgggcggaaaggggcccgcagggaggtggagcagaaCCCGGGAGGGTgaggatgccctcgggctccctgggacgataacagacacctgtgccccgggagaatgcgccgagctccctaagggctgcagcgcgcacggcgggacccggagcagctcagaagggctcgggcggcggctccgcggagggggctgcggggctccgggagcagctcagtggcggcggctcgggcagaggaagaagctccacgcggagggggctgcgcggctccgggagcaccTCGTAGGGGCTctggcggcggctccgcggagggggctgcggggcgggagcgcgaatccaacagcgcaggccccggagcacagggcgccgggacacagcccaggatccggcctcccccgggacaggcagaggccgggagggcccaggacagcaaggacgctcctgccccagctgagcagatcagcggccccgccccggagcctccaggccctgcagacggagagccccggagttactgcgggggctgaatccaggtttccagagctgccataGCTACTGTGACTGTtcatcctggggcctcacggggtaaacaatccccactgagccccgcaccaggcaggggcagagcagctcccccaagtgctaacacctggaaatcacagcaggcccctcccccagaagaccagctagactgaagaaaccccacacccccgcccccgtgagtgggaccaggcctaacccagaggcagcccatccaggcgcctcccatgaattcaagcaacaaaaacattctgtttttccgagataagaaaactatcccccccctcgccctgactggaaaagtccctgaacatggtcgtgttgaccttcaaagaaatcaatcgtgtcataacccgaatgctatgctactcccgcggttttttgcctttaaaagatgcctgtaattgctaatcggggctctgccacctctgaggcggagagcccgtttgcacaaacgttcaataaaccctcttgcttgttgcatctgcctgtctggggtctgagtctctggggcgtccaccgggacacgttggcacccgtgagccagggtccaacatttgggggctcgtccgggatccgagacgccccccaggctcaatcctaaaacaggtaggaggtaagaccgagctcgctaaatgtcatatttgtctcgtccgtttgtctgactggccgggtctgtattgtgcctgcaagacgctgtactctgtatttggaccagcgggggaggcagacgtgccctgagacccctggtccccctccggagtcggactccggagtggtctggaagaggaacggagccccggcactccctcctcttcggggacgGTCGTTGTTCGCGACCGCTCCCATATGAATCTGCCGTGCCAGTCCTGTCATTCGTGTGTgtctgtttgttctgtgtctttctggtccCGCTCTGGAGTctgactccggagtggtctggaagaggaacggagccccggcactccctcctcttcggggacggtcgttgttcgcgaccgctcccatctgaatccgccGCGCCGGTCCTGTcatctgtgtgcgtgtgtctgttctgtgtctttctctctgtcctcttccttcccgctcacctcttttctacacccatgggacggactgtaaccacccctttaagcctcactctagatcactggaaagaagtcaccGGCTAggcacacaacctttcggtcgaagtcaaaagacgaaaatgggtcaccttctgctcctcagagtggccgactctcaatgtcgggtggcccaggaacggaacttttaatattggtgttatcttgcaggtgaaggccctggtctttcagccaggacccaatggGCACCTCAATCAGGTGCCGTACATCATAGTTTGGGAGGATCTTGCTAAAAACCCACCCCCCTGGATAAAATGCTTCACCCCTTCTCAGGGGGGACCGGGCCGAGACCCCCGACCCCCTCCCTGCATCACTCCCCTTATTCCCCGCCCtacctctccctccgctccctcAGCTCCATCCCCCGACTCTACTGGGGTAAAGAGGCGACCCCTCACTTCACCCCCGCTCTCCAGTTGCCTCGGCTTTCCACGAGAGCGCGAGGGGGAGTCGGAAGACGTCTGGACCTCCCAGGCACTTCCCCTCCGATCAATAGGCGGCCAGATGCAATCCTGgctgttctctgcctctgacctttacAATTGGAAAACTCATAACCCCACTTTCTCCCGAGACCCCCAGGCGCTAACCGGGTTAATTGAGTCAATTCTGTTGAGCCACCAGCCGACCTGGGATGCCTGccaacagctcctgcagactctcctcaccacggaggagacaGCGCGTCCACCTAGAAGCATGGAAAAGCGTCccgggggcggatgggaggccaaCCCAGCTGCCTGATGAAAttgaggatgttttccccttggtttgCCCGACCTGGGACTGCGACACTGCTGCtggtagggagcggctccgtctctatcgccaggtactcctagcgggtctcaaaggggcagggcgatgccccaccaatttggcaaaggtacgtgctagaGTGCAGGGGAAAGGTAAGACGCcagcaggttttctggaaagattaatggaaggctaccgtaTGTACACCCCCTTTGGCCCCTTGGCCAAAGATCGGCAACCAGATGTAATCATGTCCTTCATCGGACAATTGGCCTCGGGTATTTGTAATAAGTTACAACGGTAGGAGGGACTTCAGGGATACACTTTACaggacttaaaaagaaataaaaaaaaaaaagcaataaagaactgactgggatactggccaccatagtacagggctcagggcagagtaagtcaggacagagtaaggacctgggagacaaaagaaaaccacgggttgaacgagaccagtgtgcctaccgcaaggaaaaaggacattgggttaaagattgtccaaagaagggccaaacgcagggacctaagaagaagcccattgcCTTTCTGTCcctaaaagataaagattaggggtgtcagggccaggagcccccccccc
This region of Vulpes vulpes isolate BD-2025 chromosome 8, VulVul3, whole genome shotgun sequence genomic DNA includes:
- the LOC140599936 gene encoding uncharacterized protein isoform X2, whose product is MSEQESTCPTTASDHGLEDRKGCFCNEEAFKYSSTRQKWRWHLEESWSSEGAACFADSQVCAPGELLSPLPGAWLSGSCLSCEAPGGTTVEPWIQLPNSCRLSSPRRRQRVHLEAWKSVPGADGRPTQLPDEIEDVFPLVCPTWDCDTAAGRERLRLYRQVLLAGLKGAGRCPTNLAKVRARVQGKGKTPAGFLERLMEGYRMYTPFGPLAKDRQPDVIMSFIGQLASGICNKLQR